In Parcubacteria group bacterium CG10_big_fil_rev_8_21_14_0_10_36_14, the sequence CAATTCTTTCCAGCCAAACGGAAAATGATATTCAAAATCAATTGTTTTTTTAGAATAGTGTGATAATTCTGTTTTATCATGCTCACGAACTTTAAAGTTCTTCTTATCAATTCCCAAATCCAAAAGCCAACCCTCCATTTCTTTTTGCCATTCTTTAAAACTTTTTTGCCATGTTTCTTTTTCTATAAAATATTCTATTTCCATTTGTTCAAATTCAAGCGTGCGGAAAGTAAAATTACCCGGTGTTATCTCGTTTCTAAACGATTTTCCAACTTGCGCGATACCAAAAGGAAGCTTTGGATGCATTGTATCTACTATATTTTTAAAGTTTACAAACATTCCTTGTGCTGTTTCTCCACGCATATACACAATAGATGTATCGTGTTCAACAGGCCCGATAAATGTTTTAAATAATAAATTGAAAGCGCGAGCGTCTGTAAAATCTTTTTTTCCGCAAACAGGGCATTTTATTTTGCCTTTTTTAATAATTGCGTCCATTTCCGCTACGCTTTTTCCTTCTGTTTTGATATTTAATTGATCTTCTATAAGATGGTCGGCGCGAAGACGGGCTTTGCACGATTTGCAGTCCACAAGCGCGTCATTAAATCCGGCAACGTGTCCGGACGCTTCCCAAACTTTTGGGTTCATCAAAATCGCGGAATTTATTCCAAAAACATCAGCGCGCGATTCAACAAACCGCTTCCACCACATATTTTGG encodes:
- a CDS encoding glycine--tRNA ligase, with the protein product MDNKMEKIISLCKRRGFVFPGSEIYGGLANTWDYGPFGVQLKNNIQNMWWKRFVESRADVFGINSAILMNPKVWEASGHVAGFNDALVDCKSCKARLRADHLIEDQLNIKTEGKSVAEMDAIIKKGKIKCPVCGKKDFTDARAFNLLFKTFIGPVEHDTSIVYMRGETAQGMFVNFKNIVDTMHPKLPFGIAQVGKSFRNEITPGNFTFRTLEFEQMEIEYFIEKETWQKSFKEWQKEMEGWLLDLGIDKKNFKVREHDKTELSHYSKKTIDFEYHFPFGWKEL